The window AATTGCTGCTACCACCGGGAACCGATAAGACCTGTCCCACACTAAGCACATCAGAAGTTAATTGATTTGTACTTTTAAGACTATCTACGGTAATGCTATATCTTTTTGCAATGCCATATAAGCTGTCTCCGGCAACAACCCTATAAGTTGTTGATGGAGTTACACTTGGTACTGTTGTTTTTGTGATGTATAATACTTGTCCAATACTGAGCATATCTGATGACAGGTTATTTACAGCCTTTAATTGGTCCACAGACATTCCATATTGTTTAGCTATTCCAAATAAAGTATCTCCTGCTTTTACAATATAAGAAGCACCTTGGTCTGCATTAATTGTACTTGCCTCGGCCGAAGTCGAATTAAAATGATTCCCAGTAAGGCTTATCGTCGATATAATTACCGTACCGATCATGATTTGAACTGTTTTTACTATAATTTTTTTTGGTATCTTTTCATTCATGTATTTTTGAACATCATTTTCCAAGTTTTCGGACTGTTTCTCTTGAATAGTGTTGAATTCATTAGCAAACTCAGTTTCATTTTGATCTAAATATAAAATAACCATATAACCGTCTTGTTTTGGGACGATTTGATGTTTTATTATATTCATTGCTATATCACCTCTATGTTTTAACATTCTCTAGTTTAAAGATAATATGAAATTTTAATTTTAAAAAAAGAACTCCGCAAATAACGAAGTCCTTGAGTATTTAAATAAAAACCGTTATGGGGTGACGGTTCCATCTGTCGGTGTGGTTTGTGGATTTAACCAAGTAGAGATATCATTCCAAATTTGTGGATTATCTTGACCTAAGCTCCAGTTTCCAAGTCCCTTAACACCATATTTATGCACCAAATCAATTTTAGCCTTTATGGCATCTGAATTCTCGAACCAAACGGTATAAGTACCTGCTGTTAAAGTCTTTCCACCAACTGTCATGACTGGGTCACCTTTATTTATTGTAAACATGGCTTTTGCAGATTTTGTGGCTTCATCAAATGTAACTGTGCCGTTGTATAAATCTAAAGCCTTCTGGATTTGAAAGTTTGAAATTCCATCGCCCCCATAAGATGTGCCATCCATCCAATAGCGGCCATAATGGCCAACTCCAACGACGATTTGATCTTCTGCCACTCCGTTATTTAGCGCATATTGAATCGACTTCTCAACAAAGTTAATGCTTGCAATTGGTCCTGGGTCACTTCCTGGATAGCTTTCATCGTAGGCCATGATCATTAAATAATCAGCATACTTGGCTAAGCTGGTATAATCGTAAGACCCTTGCCACCCTTTCGTATATCCATACGGGTTAGCAGCAACGGCTACAGATACTTCTTTATTTTCTGGAAGCTTTTCATTTAAAAGTCGGATGAAATCCGTATAATCGTCCCTGTAGGCTTCAGTTACATTTTCAATATCGACGTTTACTCCATCTAAATTATATAAACGAACCATGTCAGCAATTTGCGTGGAGAGTTGTTCTCTATTTTTTAGTGCCATTTCTCCCATTGCTCTGTCCCAATGATTGCTTAAAAATGGAACCACTCTTATCCCTGAACTTTGCATGGATACAATAAATTGACGATCAAACTGTGAGGTTAATTTTAGTGTACCGTTGCTGTTAAGATCAAAATAGCTAGGTGAGACAACATTAATCGTTTTCTCCGTTTGTCTCACACTAACGAGATAGGTTTGTGAGCCCCCAAAATATAAATAGCCCATATTAAAAAACTGTTGTTCTGTGATGTTAGGGGAACTAATTCCCGCTACACTTGGAAGATTTAGTACTTGCCCGACACTTATGATTGTATTACTTAATTGATTCAATTCCGTTATTTTATCAATTGACACATTAAATCTGTTGGCGATTGCCCACAAAGTATCCCCACTTCCAACCACATAACTCGTTATTCCAACCACAGCTGTCCTACTAATGTTTCCGAATGGATCCATTTGATTGATCGTTACAAACGGTCGATTACCGGCGAAGGAAGTAATGTTTAAATCCAGTTCGAATCGTCCTGCTTCATTCGAATTAATCGTTTGTTTTATCTCCTGTGGCCCTGTTTGTCCCATTACGGACACATTAACCACCGATAATGGCTCCGCTTGCCCTGTAATTTTATAGTTGAAACCTGTCGCTTTTTTTTCAACTTTACTCGTATACACCACAGGTTCGATAACCACCGTATCCTTCTGAATGGGACTTGAAATTTCTTCACTAACATTTCCAGCTTGATCTATTTGAGTGATACGGACTGTTAAAGGTCCATCTTTCAAACTGCTGAGATCAATTTGTTTGTCATAAAGTCCATTTAAGACAAGAGCCTCTTCCGATATTTTGTTCATTCCATCAGAAATCTCAAAATGGACAATGGCACCCTCTTCGGCACTATTACCTCTAATGTGAAACTCACTTGCATTTTGCTTACTTACTTTACCATTTGAATCAAGAATTACAGATGAAACAGGATTGACTATTGTATCCTTCAAAATCCGTTTTTCAAATGTGGTACTTTGGTTACCATATTGATCTTGTGACAAGGCTGTAATCATT of the Bacillus sp. 1NLA3E genome contains:
- a CDS encoding LysM peptidoglycan-binding domain-containing protein, yielding MEIVKYKLLQEGSSYSLVIFVSHPNVEFSRELGRDQEIKLSIRQDIKNLLIYKFPHVKVSTVTVMMGAMLLGSFPVGEIVTKAEINQVPSINSTVPYVNYIVKSGDSLYGIAAANGISVDQIKQLNKLSGNTIFIGKTLQLPFVSYTVVPGDSLFRIANKYYSTTESIKIKNNLTSNTIFIGQHLTIPVLNPPTSATVAPNVPTAPPTTVTPPITAPPIIAPSTPQTVSTIYKVVSGDSLYGIAKRFNTSVSAIQTENKLLTNTINIGQILKIPAHQPISVPSPTPVPVPIPTPTPTPVPTGTVIDYVVVPSDTLTGIARKYNTTVLRIKELNNLSTDVINVGQHLVFPGTVEAVIVKDTTPPSIPNVQVEKVVTEQNVIDYKLSGTTETNGIIVVTVLDESKQTISKEINADTSGIFSTNLDLSTLQDGKITISVVAQDGAGNKSPINSSVIIKDTKGPTRIIFDNLPTISKSNVGTYTVSGQTEPNSLVDLKIISKTNTINLSTHSDNNGDFSVTLNANSIQDGELMITALSQDQYGNQSTTFEKRILKDTIVNPVSSVILDSNGKVSKQNASEFHIRGNSAEEGAIVHFEISDGMNKISEEALVLNGLYDKQIDLSSLKDGPLTVRITQIDQAGNVSEEISSPIQKDTVVIEPVVYTSKVEKKATGFNYKITGQAEPLSVVNVSVMGQTGPQEIKQTINSNEAGRFELDLNITSFAGNRPFVTINQMDPFGNISRTAVVGITSYVVGSGDTLWAIANRFNVSIDKITELNQLSNTIISVGQVLNLPSVAGISSPNITEQQFFNMGYLYFGGSQTYLVSVRQTEKTINVVSPSYFDLNSNGTLKLTSQFDRQFIVSMQSSGIRVVPFLSNHWDRAMGEMALKNREQLSTQIADMVRLYNLDGVNVDIENVTEAYRDDYTDFIRLLNEKLPENKEVSVAVAANPYGYTKGWQGSYDYTSLAKYADYLMIMAYDESYPGSDPGPIASINFVEKSIQYALNNGVAEDQIVVGVGHYGRYWMDGTSYGGDGISNFQIQKALDLYNGTVTFDEATKSAKAMFTINKGDPVMTVGGKTLTAGTYTVWFENSDAIKAKIDLVHKYGVKGLGNWSLGQDNPQIWNDISTWLNPQTTPTDGTVTP